Proteins encoded together in one Chryseobacterium taklimakanense window:
- a CDS encoding DUF3853 family protein, with protein MEDYNRPIWQLTIGEFVEILDARKQESSENPTQEKVFNEKYVYGLSGLARILGCSKNHAGKLKSKGIFDEAIIQNGRKIIIDSEKALELFKDNS; from the coding sequence ATGGAAGATTATAATAGACCAATTTGGCAATTGACCATAGGTGAATTTGTGGAAATTTTAGATGCCAGAAAACAAGAATCATCAGAAAACCCCACACAAGAAAAGGTATTTAATGAAAAGTATGTTTACGGTCTTTCTGGATTAGCAAGAATATTGGGATGCTCTAAAAATCATGCAGGAAAATTGAAAAGTAAGGGAATTTTTGATGAAGCCATCATTCAAAATGGGAGAAAAATTATCATTGATTCGGAAAAAGCATTAGAACTTTTTAAAGATAACAGCTGA
- a CDS encoding toprim domain-containing protein, which yields MNCEKVKQNVGIRAVLESFGLFPVKENPKTAFYFALDREEKIPSLAVDFVKNKAFDFGNGKSYDVISIVQQIKKCSVSEALKCLSTLDFRVQNEIKYHETTGQTCNQILEIKEIQHPALIQYLKSRRVFEQKHRVKEIHYELKGRKYFGIGFQNKSGGFEIRNPQSKICLGKKDVTLIVNDNNLKNEILIFEGFFDYLTYRNLDKSDNSNCDYLTLNSTAMFFKVEEKLKQYEKISLFLDNDKNGKSVKLKIKSQYKNVEDCSLIYHNFKDLNEWFCNI from the coding sequence ATGAATTGCGAAAAAGTCAAGCAAAACGTCGGAATTCGGGCGGTTTTGGAGTCGTTCGGGCTGTTTCCGGTCAAAGAAAATCCGAAAACTGCGTTTTATTTTGCGTTGGACCGGGAGGAAAAAATTCCAAGTCTGGCGGTCGATTTTGTCAAAAACAAGGCGTTCGATTTTGGAAATGGAAAAAGTTACGATGTGATTTCAATTGTCCAACAGATAAAGAAATGTTCCGTTTCAGAAGCATTGAAATGCCTTTCAACATTGGATTTTAGAGTTCAAAATGAAATAAAATATCACGAAACTACTGGTCAAACATGCAATCAGATTTTAGAAATCAAAGAAATCCAGCATCCTGCATTAATTCAGTATCTGAAGTCCCGAAGAGTTTTTGAGCAAAAGCATAGGGTTAAGGAAATTCACTACGAATTGAAAGGAAGAAAATATTTCGGAATTGGATTTCAGAATAAGTCCGGAGGTTTTGAGATTCGCAATCCACAGTCAAAAATATGTTTGGGAAAAAAGGATGTGACGTTGATTGTTAATGATAACAATCTCAAGAACGAGATTCTCATATTTGAGGGCTTTTTCGATTATCTGACCTACCGAAATTTAGACAAATCAGATAATTCAAACTGTGATTACTTGACTTTAAATTCAACTGCAATGTTTTTCAAGGTGGAAGAAAAACTGAAACAATATGAGAAAATTTCACTTTTTCTAGACAATGATAAGAATGGGAAATCGGTTAAATTAAAAATTAAAAGTCAATACAAAAATGTAGAGGATTGCTCTTTAATTTATCATAATTTTAAGGACTTGAACGAGTGGTTTTGTAATATTTGA
- a CDS encoding site-specific integrase — MNIKYHAQFLLDREKDNPTAKLRYRIKWDGNIVAFNLGYRVEIQKWSKETQRCKANTTHGNKKVSASVINRKIQLFESACEKTFQKYEIDGVIPNQDQFREWFNVEIGRTPKEELKSEKNFFEIYDMFVNEESINSQWNFRTLQKMKTQKKVLEEFDHDISFEKFNEQYLSNYQRYLEGKNHKNSTISKELAALKWFLKWAMKKGYTKSGEFEKFKPKIKNVQKKIIFLNKSELKRFTEYEIPTDKSYLEKIRDVFLFQCFTGLRYSDVFNLKRSDVKDGYLEITTLKTADNLIIELNSYSRKLLNKYIDVEFEHNKALPVISNQKMNDYLKELAELAEIDELVTQTYFKGNERIEEVLPKYSLMSTHAGRRTFVCNALSLGIPPQVVMKWTGHSDYKAMKPYIDIADEIKATAMEKFDSF; from the coding sequence ATGAATATAAAGTATCACGCTCAATTTCTTCTTGACAGGGAAAAAGACAATCCTACTGCAAAACTGCGATATCGCATTAAGTGGGATGGCAATATTGTGGCTTTCAATTTGGGATATAGAGTAGAAATACAAAAATGGAGCAAGGAAACACAACGCTGTAAGGCCAATACAACTCACGGGAACAAAAAAGTCTCGGCAAGTGTTATAAATAGAAAGATACAACTATTTGAATCCGCTTGTGAGAAAACTTTTCAGAAATATGAAATTGATGGTGTGATACCTAACCAAGACCAGTTTAGGGAATGGTTTAATGTTGAGATTGGAAGAACGCCTAAGGAAGAACTGAAATCTGAAAAGAATTTTTTTGAGATATATGATATGTTTGTAAATGAGGAATCGATTAACAGTCAATGGAATTTCAGGACTCTTCAAAAAATGAAAACGCAGAAAAAAGTATTGGAAGAGTTTGACCATGATATTTCATTTGAGAAATTTAATGAGCAATATCTTTCAAATTATCAGCGATATTTAGAAGGGAAGAATCACAAGAATTCAACAATTTCAAAAGAGCTTGCTGCATTGAAGTGGTTTTTGAAATGGGCTATGAAGAAAGGTTATACAAAAAGTGGAGAGTTTGAAAAGTTTAAACCAAAAATTAAAAATGTTCAAAAGAAAATCATTTTTTTGAACAAGTCTGAGTTAAAGAGATTTACTGAATATGAAATACCTACGGATAAAAGCTATCTTGAAAAAATAAGAGATGTTTTTTTATTTCAATGCTTTACGGGATTGAGATATTCGGATGTGTTTAATTTGAAAAGATCTGATGTAAAGGACGGTTACTTAGAGATAACAACACTCAAAACAGCAGATAATTTGATAATAGAATTGAATAGTTATAGCCGAAAACTTCTAAACAAATATATCGATGTAGAATTTGAGCATAATAAAGCTTTGCCTGTAATCAGTAATCAAAAAATGAACGATTATTTAAAAGAACTAGCTGAATTAGCTGAGATAGATGAACTAGTTACCCAAACTTATTTTAAAGGTAATGAAAGGATTGAAGAAGTTTTACCAAAATATTCACTTATGAGTACTCATGCTGGAAGGAGAACCTTTGTTTGCAATGCTTTGTCTTTGGGAATTCCACCTCAAGTGGTTATGAAATGGACAGGACATAGTGATTATAAGGCAATGAAGCCATATATTGATATTGCTGATGAAATAAAAGCAACAGCTATGGAGAAGTTTGATTCTTTTTAA
- a CDS encoding restriction endonuclease subunit S domain-containing protein — translation MEGLEISVLQLTDVLIDNDNRRIDSEYFKKQFLSFFDSVPNLRPLGSLVKDGYRVVYENTKIVDSIEAIERKYPIFLQATDIKTPFISTENLFYVDNTEWERYPKGRIVPGEILIEVKGKIEKVAIVPDDFPKKTLVTGSLFKLTVNKKISKNVLLTYLISKFGVSFKDRYKTNLLISFVSKPDLYRIPVPTFSQELENIIDGLFKIITEAQKISKSVYKNAENILLEKLGLYNLTFSNENFNKKSLSDSFLKSGRLDAEYYQPQYEELLSHINSVSNDKLGYLVTVKKSIEPGSGAYQEEGVPFIRVSNLSKYGLTDPEIHLDRTEFSNIIKPTKDSILLSKDGTVGIAYKVEKDIDAITSGAILHLKVKNKEKILPDYLTLVLNSIVVKMQAERDAGGSIIQHWKPSEIAQVVIPILDFEIQQEISDLVQESFKLKNESEQLLQVAKQAVEIAIEQNEDKAMEFINQNSKDAGKSGKHKPLD, via the coding sequence TTGGAAGGGCTGGAAATTAGTGTATTACAATTAACAGATGTTTTAATTGATAATGATAATAGGAGGATTGATAGTGAATATTTTAAGAAACAATTTTTAAGTTTTTTTGATTCTGTTCCTAATTTGAGACCATTGGGATCATTAGTCAAAGATGGTTATCGGGTTGTTTATGAAAATACTAAAATTGTTGATTCTATAGAAGCGATTGAAAGAAAATATCCTATATTTTTGCAAGCGACTGATATCAAAACTCCATTTATTTCCACCGAAAATTTATTTTATGTAGATAATACTGAATGGGAAAGGTATCCAAAAGGAAGAATTGTTCCTGGTGAAATATTAATTGAAGTTAAAGGGAAAATTGAAAAAGTAGCAATAGTTCCAGATGATTTTCCGAAGAAGACTTTAGTTACAGGTAGTTTATTTAAATTAACTGTAAATAAAAAAATTAGTAAAAATGTTTTATTAACATATCTTATATCAAAATTTGGTGTTTCATTTAAAGATCGTTATAAAACAAATTTGTTGATCTCATTTGTGAGTAAACCAGACTTATATAGGATTCCAGTACCTACTTTTTCACAAGAATTAGAGAATATTATTGACGGTTTATTCAAAATAATTACTGAAGCACAAAAAATATCGAAATCAGTTTATAAAAATGCCGAGAATATTTTGCTAGAAAAATTAGGACTGTATAATTTGACTTTTTCTAACGAAAATTTTAACAAAAAGTCCTTAAGTGATTCTTTTCTGAAATCTGGTCGTTTGGACGCTGAATATTACCAACCACAGTATGAAGAACTTTTATCCCATATTAATTCTGTAAGTAATGATAAACTAGGGTATTTGGTTACAGTTAAGAAATCTATTGAGCCAGGCTCAGGGGCATATCAGGAAGAGGGTGTTCCGTTTATTAGAGTTTCAAATTTAAGTAAATATGGCCTTACAGATCCCGAAATCCATTTAGATAGAACAGAGTTCTCAAACATTATCAAACCTACAAAAGATTCAATTCTGCTGTCTAAAGATGGTACGGTGGGAATTGCTTATAAAGTAGAAAAAGATATAGATGCAATTACTTCCGGCGCAATCCTACATTTAAAAGTCAAAAACAAAGAAAAAATATTGCCGGATTACCTGACATTGGTTCTGAATTCTATCGTAGTAAAAATGCAGGCAGAACGCGATGCGGGAGGTTCAATCATTCAACATTGGAAACCTTCAGAAATTGCACAGGTGGTAATTCCGATTTTAGATTTTGAAATACAACAGGAAATTTCAGATTTAGTTCAGGAAAGTTTCAAATTAAAAAACGAAAGCGAACAGCTATTGCAGGTTGCAAAGCAAGCTGTAGAAATTGCCATTGAGCAAAACGAGGATAAAGCGATGGAGTTCATAAATCAAAATAGTAAAGATGCCGGTAAGTCAGGAAAACATAAACCGCTGGATTGA
- a CDS encoding ribonuclease H family protein yields MYYLELIDRFWDFNHKARLGSSAISLYLYLLKLGKDNDSYKVVISDVALGNALGITRKTVKPTKDKLRELGLVEFESKSGFPCNYRILLNYLSDIPILEKIEKEKIEKVPSLEIVEKHETLKRSDSSKEVVPKISKSSDKVSITDTSKSSKSKIIPELEEFIQFATTLEDYQPLLDSVIEEKYHSWLENDWRNSSGRPISNWKSSLKSILPYLKNSQNDDTVSVDSIPNIKRPKTS; encoded by the coding sequence ATGTATTACTTGGAACTTATCGACCGATTTTGGGACTTCAATCACAAGGCAAGACTTGGCTCTTCGGCAATTTCGCTCTATCTGTACCTTTTGAAATTAGGAAAGGACAACGATAGTTATAAGGTCGTTATTTCCGATGTTGCACTCGGTAATGCATTGGGAATAACTAGAAAAACCGTAAAACCGACCAAAGATAAACTTCGCGAGTTGGGTCTTGTTGAATTTGAGTCCAAAAGTGGATTTCCTTGTAATTACAGAATTCTGTTAAATTACTTATCTGATATTCCCATACTGGAGAAAATAGAGAAGGAAAAAATCGAAAAAGTACCAAGTTTGGAAATTGTTGAAAAACATGAAACTTTAAAGAGAAGCGATTCGTCCAAGGAAGTTGTTCCCAAAATCAGTAAATCTAGTGATAAAGTTTCCATTACTGATACTTCCAAAAGCAGCAAGTCAAAAATTATTCCCGAATTGGAAGAATTTATTCAGTTTGCAACAACTTTAGAGGATTATCAGCCTCTTTTGGACTCTGTAATTGAAGAAAAATATCATTCGTGGTTAGAAAACGACTGGCGGAATAGTTCTGGAAGACCCATTTCCAACTGGAAATCCTCATTAAAAAGTATCCTGCCCTATTTGAAGAATAGTCAAAATGATGATACAGTTTCCGTCGATTCCATTCCAAATATCAAACGACCGAAAACATCATGA
- a CDS encoding tyrosine-type recombinase/integrase: MHRFERTVSVLGRSQSTFQNYSRHVAAVSLHFGKIPTELDPEQIHDYLFYLQKKSKSPSQSYFKHTVYGLRFLLKSEGLSYDYLSLPEIKREKKLPVVLSKQEVWQMLSGCKLLKHKILIGILYGCGLRCMEVRNLRLCDLDFGRKQLKVVQGKGKKDRYLPLSEHLIRGLKKYIEAEKPEDYLFGEPRGGRAGGDFDSRYSQRGVQWAVKQASKTANILKEVSVHTLRHSFATHLLEDGMDILSIKNLLGHESIDTTLVYLQIAQLSTQKLFSPLDTLFSEFGKK, encoded by the coding sequence TTGCATAGGTTTGAACGTACGGTTTCTGTATTGGGAAGAAGCCAAAGTACCTTTCAAAATTACTCCAGACACGTCGCTGCGGTGTCGCTACATTTCGGAAAAATTCCTACAGAATTGGATCCCGAGCAAATTCACGATTACCTTTTTTACCTTCAGAAAAAATCAAAATCACCTTCACAGTCGTATTTTAAACACACCGTTTACGGACTTCGATTTCTGCTTAAATCGGAAGGTTTGAGCTATGATTATTTGAGTCTTCCGGAAATTAAAAGAGAGAAAAAACTGCCTGTAGTGCTTAGTAAACAGGAGGTTTGGCAGATGTTGTCCGGCTGTAAACTTTTAAAACATAAAATTTTGATCGGCATTCTTTACGGCTGCGGATTGCGCTGTATGGAAGTTCGAAATCTCCGTTTGTGCGACTTAGATTTTGGTCGAAAACAACTCAAAGTGGTTCAGGGAAAAGGCAAAAAAGACCGCTATTTACCACTTTCCGAACATCTGATTCGTGGGCTCAAAAAGTATATCGAAGCGGAAAAACCGGAAGATTATCTCTTTGGAGAACCTCGTGGAGGGCGTGCTGGTGGCGATTTCGATTCCCGTTACTCCCAGCGCGGCGTTCAGTGGGCGGTAAAGCAGGCATCAAAAACGGCAAATATCCTGAAAGAAGTGAGTGTCCATACGCTTCGGCACAGTTTTGCGACGCATCTTCTGGAAGATGGGATGGATATTTTGAGCATCAAAAATCTTCTCGGTCACGAAAGTATCGATACCACGCTGGTTTATCTTCAAATTGCCCAGCTTTCAACCCAAAAACTCTTTTCACCGCTCGATACCCTTTTTTCAGAATTTGGGAAAAAATGA
- a CDS encoding IS91 family transposase: protein MSGLKTSKKQSVQPQSQPQYEVADVLNKLGSKLEDLGLNSWQLRTLSALKKCRTSALGGHIDACDECGNVSISYNSCRNRHCPKCQSKNREQWIENRETELLPVPYFHVVFTLPDVLNKTALHEPKMLYDFLFESAWETLQTFGENRGLKMGMIAVLHTWGQNLSLHPHLHCIVPGGGVDESGAWKNLRSDGKFLFPVKALSKVFRAKFCEKLKDKNFEEYTKIRQNLWEKSWVVYAKKPFGSPKSVVEYLGRYTHKIAISNQRIRKIDAETVTFSYKDYRQKGIKKQMVLSHEEFIRRFVMHILPKRFVKIRHYGFLSSTWKRIKLKNLQQNLGIQPKEKLPPKAFQPKCTCCKDGNLVTIATFDLRGPPSWFLEMSRNLPAPKSAF, encoded by the coding sequence ATGAGCGGTTTAAAAACCTCAAAAAAACAGTCAGTTCAACCTCAATCTCAACCTCAATACGAAGTCGCCGATGTTTTAAACAAATTAGGTTCAAAATTGGAAGATTTAGGACTTAATTCTTGGCAATTACGAACACTTTCAGCGTTGAAAAAATGCCGTACCTCTGCTTTGGGTGGTCATATTGACGCTTGTGATGAATGTGGAAATGTAAGCATCAGTTACAACTCCTGCCGAAACCGTCATTGCCCAAAATGTCAGAGCAAAAACCGAGAGCAATGGATTGAAAATCGGGAAACCGAACTGCTTCCGGTACCTTATTTCCACGTGGTTTTTACGCTTCCTGATGTATTGAACAAAACCGCGCTTCACGAGCCCAAAATGTTGTACGATTTTTTATTTGAATCTGCCTGGGAAACGCTTCAAACGTTTGGTGAAAATCGAGGTTTAAAAATGGGAATGATTGCTGTTTTGCACACTTGGGGGCAGAATCTGAGCCTTCATCCGCATTTGCACTGCATTGTTCCGGGCGGTGGAGTGGATGAAAGCGGAGCTTGGAAAAATCTACGTTCAGACGGCAAATTTTTGTTTCCGGTAAAGGCTTTGAGTAAAGTTTTCAGGGCTAAATTTTGTGAGAAATTAAAAGATAAAAACTTTGAAGAGTATACCAAAATCAGGCAAAATCTGTGGGAAAAGTCTTGGGTTGTTTACGCCAAAAAGCCTTTTGGAAGCCCAAAATCTGTGGTAGAATATTTGGGCAGATACACGCATAAAATCGCCATCAGCAACCAGAGAATCAGGAAAATTGACGCGGAAACGGTAACTTTTTCTTACAAAGATTACCGCCAAAAAGGCATCAAAAAGCAGATGGTTTTGAGCCATGAAGAGTTTATCCGCCGTTTTGTGATGCATATTTTACCGAAAAGATTTGTAAAAATCCGTCATTATGGTTTTTTGAGCAGCACCTGGAAGCGTATCAAACTTAAAAATCTACAACAAAATTTAGGCATCCAGCCCAAAGAAAAGCTTCCGCCAAAAGCTTTTCAGCCGAAATGTACGTGTTGTAAAGATGGAAATCTTGTGACGATTGCCACGTTCGATCTACGAGGTCCGCCAAGTTGGTTTTTGGAGATGAGCCGAAATTTACCTGCTCCTAAATCTGCATTTTAG
- a CDS encoding N-6 DNA methylase — MTLSEFLKDSNYKLTQFSEEKIKKFENSIFTKTVKDKEVPYISCIVRKKDIKLTPEEAIRQLYLLTLTEDLDYPTDRMELEYAVSFGREKKRADIVIFDKDKTTSPYIMVELKKPKLKDGKEQLKSYCNATGAPIGVWSNGDSISYYHRKDPNYFEDLSQLPTAFEKLSDVLKERWKIADLIKKDKLVSERKSLKDLILEMEDEVLANAGVDVFEELFKLIFTKLFDEMQSGRNADRNLEFRNYGDTESELKEKIQKLFDNAKKKWEGVFTDDAKIMLTPSHLSVCVASLQDVKLFNSNLDVVDEAFEYLINKSSKGEKGQYFTPRYVIDMCVKMLNPHREETIIDTAAGSCGFPVHTIFHVWENILKSKGLDKSHLFTLEEKPQECTDYVNDKVFAIDFDERAVRVARTLNLIAGDGQTNVLHLNTLDWERWDEKTEDEDWQDTYFEGWKKLKKLRANKNSNRDFTFDILMANPPFAGDIKESRILAKYDLGKKPDGKYQTKVGRDILFIERNLDFLKPGGRMAIVLPQGRFNNSSDKQIREYIAEHCRILGVVGLHGNVFKPHTGTKTSVLLVQKWDDNLCPKMEDYPIFFATMQEPSKDNSGEKIYVKKKDYPKSAKKTKNEDLEDVAIDVYDEEPIDLEEFLLDTHGHLIVKHDLFNHEGLTKDGIAEAFIEFAKKEKLSFAGKN; from the coding sequence ATGACACTATCAGAATTCCTCAAAGATTCCAACTATAAACTAACCCAGTTTTCAGAAGAAAAAATAAAAAAATTTGAAAACTCAATTTTCACAAAAACGGTAAAAGATAAAGAAGTTCCTTATATCAGTTGCATTGTCCGCAAAAAAGATATAAAACTTACACCGGAAGAAGCAATTAGGCAACTTTACCTCTTAACGCTTACTGAAGACTTGGATTATCCTACAGACCGTATGGAATTGGAATATGCAGTGTCCTTTGGTCGTGAAAAAAAACGTGCTGATATTGTCATTTTCGATAAGGACAAAACCACTTCGCCATACATTATGGTGGAACTTAAAAAACCCAAATTAAAAGACGGTAAAGAGCAGTTAAAATCCTACTGTAATGCAACAGGTGCACCTATTGGTGTTTGGAGTAACGGAGATTCAATTTCTTATTACCACCGTAAAGATCCTAACTATTTTGAGGATTTATCGCAGTTGCCAACAGCGTTCGAAAAACTTTCTGATGTTCTAAAAGAAAGATGGAAAATTGCAGATCTGATCAAAAAAGATAAACTGGTATCCGAAAGAAAATCATTGAAGGATCTTATTCTGGAAATGGAAGACGAAGTATTGGCAAATGCCGGTGTGGATGTTTTTGAAGAATTGTTCAAACTCATTTTCACAAAATTGTTTGATGAAATGCAGAGTGGTAGAAATGCAGACAGAAATTTGGAGTTTAGAAATTACGGCGATACAGAATCTGAATTGAAAGAAAAAATTCAGAAACTGTTTGATAATGCTAAGAAGAAATGGGAAGGCGTATTTACAGATGATGCAAAAATCATGTTAACGCCCTCTCACTTATCAGTTTGTGTGGCTTCCTTGCAGGATGTTAAACTGTTCAATTCAAATTTAGATGTAGTAGATGAAGCCTTTGAATATCTCATTAACAAAAGCAGTAAAGGGGAAAAAGGACAATATTTTACACCGCGATATGTGATTGATATGTGTGTGAAAATGTTGAATCCTCACAGAGAAGAAACAATTATCGACACCGCTGCAGGGAGTTGTGGTTTTCCGGTTCACACGATTTTTCATGTATGGGAAAACATTCTTAAAAGCAAAGGTCTGGATAAAAGCCACCTGTTTACTTTGGAGGAAAAACCGCAGGAATGCACGGATTATGTCAACGATAAAGTATTTGCAATAGATTTTGATGAAAGAGCAGTTCGCGTAGCAAGAACCCTAAATCTGATTGCAGGTGATGGACAAACAAATGTTTTACACCTCAATACTTTAGATTGGGAGCGTTGGGATGAAAAAACAGAAGACGAAGATTGGCAAGACACTTATTTTGAGGGTTGGAAAAAACTTAAAAAATTAAGAGCCAACAAAAACAGTAATCGTGATTTCACTTTTGATATCCTGATGGCAAATCCTCCTTTTGCTGGAGATATCAAAGAAAGCAGAATTCTGGCAAAATACGATTTGGGTAAAAAGCCGGATGGTAAATACCAAACCAAAGTAGGTAGAGATATTCTGTTCATTGAAAGAAATTTAGATTTCCTGAAACCGGGGGGTCGTATGGCAATTGTTTTACCTCAAGGTCGTTTCAACAACAGTTCGGATAAACAGATCCGGGAATACATTGCGGAGCATTGCCGTATTTTAGGTGTTGTTGGCTTGCACGGAAATGTTTTTAAACCACACACAGGCACAAAAACTTCAGTTTTATTGGTTCAGAAATGGGATGATAATTTGTGTCCAAAGATGGAAGATTACCCAATCTTCTTTGCGACAATGCAGGAACCAAGCAAAGACAATTCTGGAGAAAAAATCTATGTTAAGAAAAAAGACTATCCAAAGTCTGCCAAAAAAACCAAAAATGAAGATTTGGAGGATGTAGCAATAGATGTGTATGATGAAGAACCAATTGATCTTGAAGAATTCTTACTGGATACACACGGCCACCTTATTGTAAAACACGATTTGTTCAACCACGAAGGACTCACAAAAGACGGTATAGCAGAAGCATTTATAGAATTTGCCAAAAAAGAAAAACTCTCTTTCGCGGGAAAGAACTAG
- a CDS encoding DUF3853 family protein: MENITPQTPLCNLTVKEFLEISKNLNSENMYEYGLKGLAKILGCSISKASKIKSSGILDEAIIQKGNIIIIDKKKAIELFASS, encoded by the coding sequence ATGGAAAACATAACCCCACAAACACCTCTTTGCAATCTGACCGTAAAAGAATTTTTAGAGATATCTAAAAATTTAAATTCTGAAAATATGTATGAATACGGTTTAAAAGGTTTGGCAAAAATTCTGGGCTGTTCCATTTCAAAAGCATCCAAGATTAAATCTTCAGGAATTTTGGATGAAGCCATCATTCAGAAAGGAAACATCATCATCATCGACAAGAAAAAGGCTATAGAACTTTTTGCAAGCAGTTAG